A region of Myxococcus stipitatus DSM 14675 DNA encodes the following proteins:
- a CDS encoding DMT family transporter, with product MSSSRKPTDGFALAMMFLLCATWGTQQVAIKLAAPHIPPLVQVALRSGLSAVLVGLLCWVRGERFSWTDGTWRPGLLAGVLFAGEFLFVAEGLRHTHASHMAVFLYTAPIFSALGLHWLVPAERLRPTQWMGIGVAFTGIMVAFGGGWFQGGLSPSVLWGDALGVLAALAWGATIVVVRVSSLADARPTQTLLYQLVGAFALLFPVALFTGQVGQVTSEGVAWLNLLFQAVGVCFISYLAWFWLLRRYVASGLSVFSFMTPLFGVTAGVLVLHERADAFFAGGAVLVLTGIIIVSASSLLKPSLRREPESV from the coding sequence ATGAGCTCCTCCCGGAAACCCACCGACGGCTTCGCGCTCGCGATGATGTTCCTGCTGTGCGCGACGTGGGGCACGCAGCAGGTGGCCATCAAGCTGGCCGCGCCCCACATCCCTCCCCTGGTGCAGGTGGCCCTGCGCTCGGGCCTCAGCGCGGTGCTCGTGGGGCTGCTGTGCTGGGTGCGCGGCGAGCGCTTCTCCTGGACGGACGGCACCTGGCGCCCCGGCCTGCTGGCGGGCGTGCTCTTCGCGGGAGAGTTCCTCTTCGTCGCCGAAGGGCTCCGTCACACCCACGCGTCGCACATGGCCGTCTTCCTCTACACCGCGCCCATCTTCTCCGCGCTGGGCCTGCACTGGCTCGTGCCCGCGGAGCGCCTGCGCCCCACGCAGTGGATGGGGATTGGCGTGGCGTTCACCGGAATCATGGTGGCCTTTGGCGGCGGCTGGTTCCAGGGAGGGCTGAGCCCGAGTGTGCTGTGGGGCGATGCGCTGGGCGTGCTCGCCGCGCTGGCGTGGGGCGCGACCATCGTCGTGGTGCGGGTCTCCTCGCTCGCAGACGCGCGGCCGACGCAGACGCTGCTCTACCAATTGGTGGGCGCCTTCGCGCTGCTCTTCCCCGTCGCGCTCTTCACCGGGCAGGTGGGGCAGGTCACCTCGGAAGGGGTGGCGTGGCTGAACCTGCTCTTCCAGGCCGTGGGGGTGTGTTTCATCAGCTACCTGGCCTGGTTCTGGTTGCTGCGCCGCTACGTGGCCTCTGGCCTGTCGGTGTTCTCGTTCATGACGCCCTTGTTCGGCGTCACCGCGGGCGTGCTCGTGCTGCATGAGCGCGCGGATGCCTTCTTCGCGGGCGGCGCCGTGCTGGTGCTCACCGGAATCATCATCGTCAGCGCGTCGAGCCTCTTGAAGCCCAGCCTCCGCCGAGAGCCCGAGTCCGTCTGA
- a CDS encoding AraC family transcriptional regulator yields the protein MAKQLQVPFTSKLPHPVYFRTASLPSAATYPRHHHPWGEFVYAFSGVMELKLSGSHYLSPPQYGIWLPPDVEHRGLNRSEASHCSLYISRELCRTLPKATCALAVSPLVKAMLEHLRTHRVAHPRTSHERRLFRVLIDQLALAPPQGSYLPMSDDPLLGPVLTALEKDPADGSSVALWAKKMHTTERTLERRCQQHLGLSLSDWRQRLRVVKALAMLEAGRSVEAIALDLGYSSASAFIAMFRRLTGTTPDKVRSGGFASSGGKQT from the coding sequence ATGGCGAAGCAGCTGCAAGTTCCCTTCACCTCAAAGCTTCCACACCCCGTGTATTTCCGGACGGCGAGCCTGCCTTCGGCGGCGACGTATCCGCGCCATCACCATCCGTGGGGAGAGTTCGTCTACGCCTTCAGCGGGGTGATGGAGCTCAAGCTGTCGGGCAGTCACTACCTGTCGCCGCCGCAGTACGGCATCTGGTTGCCGCCGGACGTGGAGCACCGGGGGCTGAACCGCTCGGAGGCCAGTCATTGCTCGCTCTACATCTCGCGCGAGCTGTGCCGGACGTTGCCGAAGGCGACGTGTGCGTTGGCGGTGAGCCCGCTGGTCAAGGCGATGCTCGAGCACCTGCGGACCCACCGCGTGGCCCATCCCCGGACGAGTCATGAGCGCCGCCTCTTTCGCGTGCTCATCGACCAGCTCGCGCTGGCTCCACCGCAGGGCAGTTATCTGCCCATGTCGGACGACCCGCTGCTGGGCCCCGTGCTGACGGCGCTGGAGAAGGACCCCGCGGACGGCAGCTCGGTGGCCCTGTGGGCGAAGAAGATGCACACCACGGAGCGCACGCTGGAGCGGCGCTGTCAGCAGCACCTGGGGTTGTCGCTGAGCGACTGGCGCCAGAGGTTGCGGGTCGTCAAGGCGCTGGCCATGTTGGAGGCGGGGCGCTCGGTGGAGGCCATCGCGCTCGACCTGGGGTACAGCAGCGCGTCGGCCTTCATCGCGATGTTCAGGCGGTTGACGGGCACGACGCCCGACAAGGTGCGCAGCGGAGGCTTCGCGAGCTCCGGGGGCAAACAAACCTGA
- a CDS encoding nuclear transport factor 2 family protein, giving the protein MRNPSDVVKAYFDAWSAKDEAKVRGTLAPGVRFEGVLASAEGVEACVKGLVHGMWKVSPRMTVLHRFVDGDDVLTWFEIHPFDKGPVQVANWSHVEDGLITHIRVTFDPRPMLEAR; this is encoded by the coding sequence ATGAGGAATCCCTCGGACGTGGTGAAGGCGTACTTCGACGCGTGGAGCGCGAAGGATGAGGCGAAGGTGCGTGGCACGCTCGCACCGGGTGTGCGCTTCGAAGGGGTGCTGGCGTCGGCGGAGGGAGTCGAGGCCTGCGTGAAGGGGCTGGTCCACGGGATGTGGAAGGTGTCGCCGCGTATGACGGTGCTGCACCGCTTCGTGGACGGCGACGACGTGCTGACGTGGTTTGAAATCCACCCCTTCGACAAGGGGCCCGTGCAGGTGGCGAACTGGAGCCATGTCGAAGACGGACTCATCACGCACATTCGCGTCACGTTTGACCCGCGCCCGATGCTGGAGGCGCGTTGA
- a CDS encoding GNAT family N-acetyltransferase, whose amino-acid sequence MRFVKHPDSYRVRVATAEDAPLLLSLLREFAEYQGLGQYMRATEPRLREALAAQPPMLRGALVEGPDGVVGFASYTVDFMPWVDSRVLRLDDLYVRQSARGLGLGLALMRHLAEVGSAEGVSVRWEMYPDNDSARAFYKRLGATSGEKTVFRWAPEVMREFLKE is encoded by the coding sequence ATGCGCTTCGTGAAACATCCTGATTCGTATCGTGTTCGAGTGGCCACCGCGGAGGATGCGCCCTTGCTCCTGTCCCTGCTGCGCGAGTTCGCGGAGTACCAGGGGCTTGGTCAATACATGCGCGCGACGGAGCCCCGGTTGCGTGAGGCGCTGGCGGCTCAGCCGCCCATGCTGCGGGGCGCGCTGGTGGAGGGGCCGGACGGAGTCGTCGGCTTCGCGAGCTACACCGTGGACTTCATGCCGTGGGTCGACTCGCGGGTGCTGCGTCTGGATGACCTCTACGTGCGTCAGAGCGCACGAGGCTTGGGGCTGGGCCTCGCGCTGATGCGGCATCTGGCGGAGGTGGGCTCCGCCGAGGGGGTGTCCGTGCGCTGGGAGATGTATCCGGACAACGACTCGGCGCGGGCCTTCTACAAACGGTTGGGCGCTACCTCGGGCGAGAAGACGGTGTTCCGCTGGGCGCCGGAGGTCATGCGCGAGTTCCTGAAGGAGTAG
- a CDS encoding SDR family oxidoreductase, whose protein sequence is MADHGIRGKTVLIAGGAKNLGGLLARDLAAQGAKAVVIHYNSPQTKKAADETVAAVSAAGAKAIALQADLRTAGAVEKMFKDAVAAVGRPDIAINTVGKVLKKPLAETTEAEFDEMSAVNAKAAFFFLKEAGRHVNDHGKICTLVTSLLGAFTPFYASYAGMKAPVEHFTRAASKELGARGISVTAIGPGPMDTPFFYPAEGADAVAYHKTAAALSQFTKTGLTDIADIVPFIRFLVSEGWWMTGQTVLVNGGYTTK, encoded by the coding sequence ATGGCTGACCACGGCATCCGAGGCAAGACGGTCCTCATCGCGGGAGGCGCCAAGAACCTGGGCGGCCTCCTGGCGCGCGACCTCGCGGCGCAGGGGGCGAAGGCCGTGGTGATTCACTACAACAGCCCCCAGACGAAGAAGGCCGCGGACGAGACGGTCGCTGCGGTGTCCGCCGCGGGGGCGAAGGCCATCGCGCTCCAGGCGGACCTGCGCACGGCGGGGGCTGTCGAGAAGATGTTCAAGGACGCGGTGGCCGCCGTGGGCCGGCCCGACATCGCCATCAACACGGTGGGCAAGGTGTTGAAGAAGCCGCTGGCGGAGACGACCGAGGCCGAGTTCGACGAGATGAGCGCGGTGAATGCCAAGGCCGCCTTCTTCTTCCTCAAGGAGGCGGGGCGCCACGTCAACGACCACGGGAAGATCTGCACCCTGGTGACGTCGCTCCTGGGCGCCTTCACGCCCTTCTACGCCTCGTACGCGGGCATGAAGGCGCCGGTGGAGCACTTCACCCGCGCGGCCTCGAAGGAGCTGGGCGCGCGAGGCATCTCCGTGACGGCCATCGGCCCGGGGCCCATGGACACGCCGTTCTTCTACCCGGCGGAGGGCGCGGACGCGGTCGCCTACCACAAGACGGCGGCGGCGCTCTCCCAGTTCACCAAGACGGGCCTCACGGACATCGCGGACATCGTCCCGTTCATCCGGTTCCTCGTCTCGGAGGGGTGGTGGATGACGGGGCAGACCGTGTTGGTCAACGGCGGCTACACGACGAAGTAG
- a CDS encoding GNAT family N-acetyltransferase — protein MDSSLRIECGPCVLRPWRKGDEESLVRNANNRAIWLNLRDRFPHPYTPADAAWWVSHAGGEEAPTNLAIEVAGEAVGSIGLIPGTDIERRSAEVGYWLGQDFWGQGIAASALKGFCHWAFERYDLLRLFALPFADNVASCRVLEKSGFQREGLMRRNAVKDGVVHDQALYARLRTGI, from the coding sequence ATGGACTCGTCCCTTCGAATCGAGTGTGGTCCGTGTGTCCTGCGTCCCTGGCGGAAGGGCGATGAGGAGTCGCTGGTCCGGAACGCGAACAACCGCGCCATCTGGCTCAACCTCCGCGACCGGTTCCCCCACCCCTATACGCCCGCGGACGCGGCGTGGTGGGTGTCTCACGCAGGTGGGGAGGAGGCTCCGACGAACCTCGCCATCGAGGTGGCGGGGGAGGCCGTCGGCTCCATCGGATTGATTCCCGGCACGGACATCGAGCGCCGCTCGGCGGAGGTGGGCTACTGGCTGGGGCAGGACTTCTGGGGCCAGGGCATCGCCGCCTCGGCGCTCAAGGGCTTCTGCCACTGGGCCTTCGAGCGGTACGACCTCCTCCGGCTGTTCGCGCTGCCCTTCGCGGACAACGTGGCGTCCTGCCGCGTGCTGGAGAAGTCGGGCTTCCAGCGGGAGGGGCTGATGCGGCGCAACGCCGTGAAGGACGGCGTCGTGCATGACCAGGCGCTCTACGCGCGCCTGCGCACCGGAATCTGA
- a CDS encoding dienelactone hydrolase family protein has translation MTSPAPKMQRDVEQDDPLEDFQPRDVALSGEARRVYVSGSGPAVIVMAEMPGISPRVARFARWVREAGFTVWMPSLFGRDGGVPTAKEGKAVFERVCISKEFRALGGNASSPITVWLRALAAHAHAECGGPGVGAIGMCLTGNFALSMMLEKSVLAPVLSQPSLPLDEPEAVNISTEELEAVKQRLEREDLSVLAYRFEGDAFCKAERFAAYQKGLGERFHGRVLPDSAAGPKSSRPDDFFRFIPTPHSVMTVHLVDEAGSPTAAARDEVLAFFRRRLLP, from the coding sequence ATGACGTCCCCAGCCCCCAAGATGCAGCGTGATGTCGAGCAGGATGACCCGCTCGAGGACTTCCAGCCCCGTGACGTCGCGTTGTCAGGGGAGGCCCGGAGGGTCTACGTCTCGGGAAGCGGGCCCGCCGTCATCGTCATGGCGGAGATGCCGGGCATCAGTCCTCGTGTCGCGCGCTTCGCCCGGTGGGTGAGGGAGGCGGGCTTCACCGTCTGGATGCCCAGCCTCTTCGGCCGCGACGGCGGGGTGCCCACGGCGAAGGAAGGCAAGGCCGTCTTCGAGCGGGTATGCATCAGCAAGGAGTTCCGGGCGCTGGGCGGGAACGCGTCGAGCCCCATCACCGTGTGGTTGAGGGCGCTCGCGGCCCACGCTCACGCGGAATGTGGGGGCCCGGGGGTGGGGGCCATCGGGATGTGCCTCACCGGCAACTTCGCGCTGTCGATGATGCTGGAGAAGTCCGTGCTGGCGCCGGTGCTGTCGCAGCCGTCGCTGCCGCTGGATGAGCCCGAGGCGGTCAACATCTCGACGGAGGAACTCGAAGCGGTGAAGCAGCGGCTGGAGAGGGAGGACCTGTCGGTGCTCGCCTACCGGTTCGAGGGAGACGCCTTCTGCAAGGCGGAGCGCTTCGCCGCCTATCAGAAGGGGCTCGGTGAGCGGTTCCACGGGCGAGTCCTGCCCGACAGCGCGGCGGGCCCGAAGTCCTCGCGCCCGGATGACTTCTTCCGCTTCATCCCGACGCCGCACAGCGTGATGACGGTCCACCTGGTGGACGAGGCGGGCTCGCCCACGGCGGCGGCCAGGGACGAGGTCCTGGCGTTCTTCCGGCGGCGGCTCTTGCCGTGA
- a CDS encoding GlxA family transcriptional regulator: protein MSFTLVVLEDAFAASVAATLDMLRAARTLGARSLRFQACSVNGGFVRLSSGVGVETSRLPARSRADATTWVIPGLGMNDAAAVRERLARPDALTLSKLIARHVSRGGRVAAACTSVFLLQQAGVLPRRRVTTTWWLAGLLAEMETECVVDANAMVCADGPILTAGAAFAQTDLMLHLLREHCGARLVDMLARTLLLDGRQAQARFIAPELLANGDTLIARISAEVEAHFPNPPSVATLASRLGMTERTLSRHVRRVTGQSPLALVHSLKSRRAQALLQATHLSVDDVAAAVGYQDAGTLRRLLKKLGVAPPRALRSAASPPPPPGRKRA, encoded by the coding sequence ATGTCATTCACCCTCGTCGTCCTGGAGGACGCCTTCGCCGCGAGCGTCGCGGCGACCCTCGACATGCTCCGCGCGGCGCGCACGCTCGGCGCTCGCTCGCTGCGCTTCCAGGCGTGCTCGGTCAACGGAGGCTTCGTGCGGCTCTCCTCGGGCGTGGGGGTCGAGACCTCGCGACTGCCCGCGCGCTCCCGCGCGGATGCGACAACCTGGGTCATCCCGGGCTTGGGAATGAACGACGCGGCGGCCGTACGTGAGCGGCTCGCGCGGCCGGATGCCCTGACGCTGTCGAAGCTCATTGCCCGTCACGTCTCGCGAGGGGGCCGCGTCGCAGCCGCCTGCACCTCCGTCTTCCTGTTGCAGCAAGCCGGAGTGCTCCCACGCCGACGGGTCACCACCACGTGGTGGCTCGCGGGCCTGCTCGCCGAGATGGAGACGGAGTGCGTCGTCGACGCGAACGCGATGGTGTGCGCGGATGGCCCCATCCTCACGGCGGGCGCGGCCTTCGCGCAGACCGACCTCATGCTGCACCTGCTCCGGGAGCACTGCGGCGCCCGCCTGGTGGACATGCTCGCGCGCACGCTGCTCCTCGACGGCAGACAAGCCCAGGCGCGGTTCATCGCCCCCGAGCTCCTCGCGAACGGAGACACGCTGATTGCCCGTATCTCCGCGGAGGTGGAAGCGCACTTCCCGAATCCCCCCAGCGTCGCCACCCTGGCCTCACGACTGGGGATGACGGAGCGGACCCTGTCCCGCCATGTGCGGCGCGTGACGGGACAAAGCCCGCTGGCGCTGGTGCACAGCCTCAAGTCACGACGCGCCCAGGCGCTGCTTCAAGCCACGCACCTGAGCGTCGACGACGTCGCCGCGGCGGTGGGCTATCAGGACGCAGGCACGCTTCGCCGCCTCCTCAAGAAGCTGGGGGTCGCCCCGCCGCGGGCGCTGCGTTCGGCAGCGAGTCCTCCTCCCCCCCCGGGCCGCAAGCGCGCATAG
- a CDS encoding dienelactone hydrolase family protein, whose product MTSHTLTPRRNIEEDDSLDDFQPREVTLSGETRKVHVSGSGPAVIVMAETPGISPRVARFARWVREAGFTVWMPSLFGKDGAVPTAKEGKAVIDRLCISKEFRALGGNASSPITVWLRALAAHAHAECGGPGVGAIGMCTTGNFALSMMLEKSVLAPVLAQPSLPLDEPGGVNISTEEMEVVRQRLEKEDLSVLAYRFEGDAYCKAERFAAYQKGLGERFHGRVLPDSAAGPKSPRPDDFFRYIPTPHSVLTVHLVDEAGSPTAAARDEVLAFFRRRLLP is encoded by the coding sequence ATGACGAGCCACACCCTCACGCCGCGACGAAACATCGAAGAGGACGATTCACTGGACGACTTCCAGCCCCGCGAAGTCACGCTGTCGGGTGAGACACGCAAGGTCCATGTCTCGGGGAGTGGACCCGCCGTCATCGTCATGGCGGAGACCCCGGGCATCAGCCCGCGCGTCGCCCGCTTCGCCCGCTGGGTGAGGGAGGCGGGGTTCACCGTCTGGATGCCCAGCCTCTTTGGCAAGGACGGCGCGGTGCCCACCGCGAAGGAGGGCAAGGCGGTCATTGACCGCCTGTGCATCAGCAAGGAGTTCCGGGCGCTGGGCGGAAACGCGTCGAGTCCCATCACCGTGTGGTTGAGGGCACTCGCGGCCCACGCTCACGCGGAATGTGGGGGCCCCGGGGTGGGAGCCATCGGCATGTGCACCACCGGCAACTTCGCGCTGTCGATGATGCTGGAGAAGTCCGTGCTGGCGCCGGTGCTGGCGCAGCCGTCACTGCCGCTCGATGAGCCTGGAGGCGTCAACATCTCGACGGAGGAAATGGAGGTCGTGAGGCAGCGCCTGGAGAAGGAGGACCTGTCGGTGCTCGCCTACCGGTTCGAGGGAGACGCCTACTGCAAGGCGGAGCGCTTCGCCGCCTATCAGAAGGGGCTCGGTGAGCGGTTCCACGGGCGAGTCCTGCCCGACAGCGCGGCGGGTCCGAAGTCGCCGCGCCCCGATGACTTCTTCCGCTACATCCCGACACCACACAGCGTGTTGACGGTGCACCTGGTGGACGAAGCGGGCTCGCCCACGGCGGCGGCCAGGGACGAGGTCCTGGCGTTCTTCCGGCGGCGGCTTCTGCCATAG
- a CDS encoding DUF4031 domain-containing protein produces MTVYVDQLVPHPPPKDPATRRAGARHGHRWCHLLCDPDGEAELHAMAARIGLKREWFQAPPNASKPHYDLTPPVRADALAWGAVELERDGLRAYFARWNEHLAQRSAQR; encoded by the coding sequence ATGACCGTCTACGTTGACCAGCTCGTTCCACATCCGCCTCCGAAGGATCCGGCGACCCGTCGGGCAGGTGCGCGCCACGGCCACCGTTGGTGTCACCTCCTTTGCGACCCAGACGGCGAAGCTGAGTTGCATGCCATGGCCGCACGCATCGGCCTGAAGCGCGAGTGGTTCCAAGCCCCGCCCAATGCGAGCAAGCCACATTACGACTTGACGCCACCCGTGCGTGCCGATGCGCTCGCGTGGGGCGCTGTCGAGCTGGAGCGCGATGGGTTGCGCGCATACTTCGCCCGCTGGAATGAGCACCTCGCGCAACGGAGCGCCCAGCGATGA
- a CDS encoding lysozyme — protein sequence MKTNAKGVALIKRHEGMRLNAYRCPAGVWTIGYGHTGDVREGQRITEHQAEAILSVDLDRFERGVEFALPGVVALMTENQFSACVSLTFNIGVEAFTQSTLRKKLLAQDWDAAATEFAKWVHAKGVKLPGLVKRRAEEAALFLEPA from the coding sequence ATGAAGACAAACGCGAAGGGTGTCGCACTCATCAAGCGCCACGAAGGGATGCGTCTCAACGCGTACCGGTGCCCGGCCGGCGTCTGGACTATCGGCTACGGGCACACCGGGGACGTGCGCGAGGGGCAGCGCATCACTGAGCACCAGGCGGAAGCGATTCTGTCCGTTGATCTGGATCGGTTCGAGCGTGGGGTGGAGTTCGCCCTACCAGGCGTGGTCGCTCTCATGACGGAGAACCAGTTCTCCGCCTGTGTCTCTCTGACGTTCAACATCGGTGTGGAGGCGTTCACGCAAAGCACCTTGCGCAAGAAGCTTCTCGCGCAAGATTGGGACGCGGCTGCCACCGAGTTCGCGAAGTGGGTCCACGCGAAGGGCGTGAAGCTGCCCGGCCTCGTGAAGCGCCGAGCCGAAGAGGCCGCGCTGTTCCTGGAGCCGGCGTGA
- a CDS encoding YmfQ family protein: MDAPSYARVIKKLLPPGSVWDLLTDGKLSALCLALAQELTRVDGRAGAVLNEADPRTATETLEDWERVLGLPDADVPVIPSTVAERRLAITQKLVRVGGQSKPYYVALAAACGYTVTIDDSYGATILRAGFRAGARVFGVQWAHVWRVDVQPPTGDALSHAELEAIIRRAAAAHTVVFFRYL, encoded by the coding sequence ATGGACGCGCCTTCTTACGCTCGCGTTATCAAGAAGCTTCTCCCCCCTGGGTCCGTCTGGGATCTGCTCACGGACGGGAAGCTGTCCGCGTTGTGCCTCGCGTTGGCGCAAGAGCTGACGCGCGTGGATGGTCGGGCCGGCGCGGTGCTGAATGAGGCCGATCCGCGGACGGCTACGGAAACGCTCGAGGACTGGGAACGAGTCCTCGGGCTTCCGGACGCGGACGTTCCCGTGATTCCGTCGACCGTCGCGGAACGACGACTCGCCATTACCCAGAAGCTCGTACGGGTCGGTGGGCAGTCGAAGCCGTACTACGTCGCCCTCGCCGCTGCATGCGGCTACACAGTGACGATTGATGACTCATACGGAGCGACGATTCTGCGTGCAGGCTTCCGCGCCGGGGCTCGCGTGTTCGGCGTCCAGTGGGCTCATGTGTGGCGCGTAGACGTGCAGCCGCCAACGGGTGACGCACTTTCGCATGCCGAGCTCGAGGCAATCATTCGACGGGCCGCCGCGGCGCACACCGTCGTGTTCTTTCGCTACCTGTGA
- a CDS encoding baseplate J/gp47 family protein translates to MAFSRPTLPQLVERIHQDFVSRLPLPGAVLRRSVVSALSRALAGAAHMLHGHIAYLAKQLFPDLSDRESLLRQAALYGYSLGEAKFAQGFVVAIGSIGATIPAGTALRRADGVQYETLEEATIDGSGSATIEVRAALASEAGNTDAGAGLVFESPVADVDAVAPVDVGGLVGGANEEDIEGLRVRLLARLRNPPQGGARGDYIVWALAVPGVTRVWVYPMELGAGTVTVRFVRDGDANLIPSVGEVAEVQAYINDRRPVTSNVTVAAPIAKAWPFTISLLPDSSSGRVAVEAEIRDLFQRLGEPGGTVSLSDVRTAVGTGARSVGATYTMSSPSADLTHATGELPVLGVVTW, encoded by the coding sequence ATGGCGTTCAGCCGCCCTACCCTGCCTCAGCTCGTCGAACGAATTCACCAAGACTTCGTATCGCGCCTGCCCCTCCCTGGCGCGGTTCTGCGCCGCAGCGTTGTGAGCGCGCTGTCGCGCGCCCTCGCGGGCGCGGCGCACATGCTGCACGGGCATATCGCCTACCTGGCAAAACAACTGTTTCCCGACCTCTCCGACAGAGAGAGCCTCTTGCGGCAGGCGGCCTTGTACGGCTACTCGCTCGGGGAGGCGAAGTTCGCCCAGGGCTTCGTGGTTGCTATCGGTAGCATAGGAGCCACTATTCCCGCAGGCACAGCGCTGCGACGTGCCGACGGGGTACAATACGAGACTCTCGAAGAGGCGACCATCGACGGGAGCGGGTCCGCTACCATCGAGGTGCGGGCGGCATTGGCCAGCGAAGCGGGCAACACTGACGCGGGGGCGGGCCTCGTCTTTGAGAGTCCTGTCGCAGACGTGGATGCGGTCGCGCCGGTTGATGTTGGTGGACTTGTGGGAGGGGCCAACGAAGAGGACATCGAGGGCCTCCGCGTTCGCCTGCTGGCGCGTCTTCGGAATCCACCCCAAGGTGGAGCGCGGGGCGACTACATCGTCTGGGCGCTTGCTGTGCCGGGCGTCACTCGTGTCTGGGTCTATCCGATGGAACTCGGCGCGGGCACAGTCACCGTGCGATTCGTGCGCGATGGTGACGCGAATCTGATTCCGTCGGTCGGCGAAGTGGCCGAAGTGCAGGCATACATCAACGACAGACGCCCCGTGACTTCTAATGTAACCGTTGCGGCCCCCATCGCCAAGGCGTGGCCCTTCACGATTTCATTGCTCCCGGATTCATCGTCTGGGCGAGTAGCTGTAGAGGCTGAGATTCGGGATCTCTTCCAACGCCTCGGAGAGCCCGGTGGGACAGTGTCTCTCAGCGATGTTCGGACCGCCGTTGGCACGGGCGCGCGGAGTGTTGGCGCGACGTACACCATGTCCTCGCCGAGCGCGGACCTGACGCACGCGACGGGCGAACTGCCTGTGCTTGGCGTCGTCACCTGGTGA
- a CDS encoding phage GP46 family protein, with protein sequence MSDIALFYDPKRGSADVTVASGDLASDLGFETAVMLSLFTDRRADDTRGWWGDSVASVAGDLHGSRLWLLSREKDQPRVLRQAEEYTREALAWMVEDQVAARIDVVAESVPAASQSELLLSVVIQRPDGTSASYRYAYNWESQAARRA encoded by the coding sequence ATGAGCGACATCGCGCTTTTCTACGATCCGAAGCGCGGCTCCGCCGACGTCACAGTAGCGAGCGGCGACCTCGCTTCCGACTTGGGATTCGAAACCGCGGTAATGCTTTCGTTGTTCACCGACCGGAGAGCGGACGATACCCGCGGGTGGTGGGGAGACTCTGTGGCATCCGTCGCCGGTGATCTCCATGGCTCGCGGCTCTGGCTCTTGTCGCGGGAGAAGGACCAGCCACGCGTACTGCGTCAGGCAGAAGAGTACACGCGCGAGGCGCTCGCATGGATGGTTGAGGACCAGGTGGCGGCGCGGATTGATGTCGTGGCGGAGTCTGTCCCGGCGGCTAGCCAAAGCGAGCTTTTGCTGTCAGTGGTGATTCAACGCCCTGACGGGACGTCGGCGTCGTATCGGTACGCCTACAATTGGGAATCGCAGGCCGCAAGGAGAGCGTGA
- a CDS encoding phage baseplate assembly protein V, whose amino-acid sequence MSNPLTALRNLIANVVARGFLRRANDTGRLQTLQVDVGAGETREVERFQNYGFTSVPPAGAEAAVVFVGGRRDHGIAVAVDDRRCRLAGLEQGEVAVYTDQGDKVVIKRGGVIEISATTKVVINAPLVELTGATNPVAKGDALNKAVKDLGTAVAAALTAASAGGASLPVLGAAMTTAGTAVTNAVNAFNTAAEAALSTKVKVS is encoded by the coding sequence ATGAGCAACCCACTGACGGCCCTCCGAAACCTGATCGCCAACGTGGTGGCCCGCGGTTTTCTCCGCCGGGCTAACGACACCGGTCGACTCCAGACGCTTCAGGTCGACGTCGGAGCCGGCGAGACGCGCGAGGTAGAACGGTTTCAGAATTACGGTTTCACAAGCGTTCCACCGGCAGGCGCCGAGGCCGCTGTCGTGTTCGTCGGCGGTCGGCGAGACCACGGCATCGCCGTGGCGGTGGATGACAGGCGATGCCGTTTGGCCGGTCTGGAACAGGGCGAGGTGGCTGTCTACACGGACCAGGGTGACAAGGTCGTCATCAAACGGGGAGGGGTCATCGAGATCTCGGCAACGACCAAGGTCGTCATCAACGCTCCGTTGGTTGAGCTGACGGGCGCGACCAACCCTGTCGCGAAGGGGGATGCGCTCAATAAGGCGGTCAAGGACCTCGGGACAGCGGTCGCCGCCGCGCTAACGGCTGCTAGCGCGGGCGGAGCGTCGTTGCCGGTGCTGGGGGCGGCTATGACGACAGCGGGCACCGCGGTCACGAACGCCGTCAACGCGTTCAACACGGCGGCTGAAGCGGCGCTATCAACGAAAGTGAAAGTGTCATGA